A single Alosa sapidissima isolate fAloSap1 chromosome 17, fAloSap1.pri, whole genome shotgun sequence DNA region contains:
- the penkb gene encoding proenkephalin b isoform X1, translating to MHSMAVPVNFCCLTILSAYFALTAQADCGTDCAFCAVQERFRKSDINPTMCMWQCEADFSGGSSWGPCRDLLQSSSTAATESEDLPVETEPQDSAQHQLAKKYGGFMKRYGGFMKRYGGFMKRYGGFMKKSDETYGLSASDVINDDVDHGREILTFRTERGDSEKGTVDALSLLRELLAAKGADEAGGGSMAKRYGGFMRRAGVYDSLSGGARPLQKRYGGFMRRVGWPEWLEESKRYGGFMRRSAGPEEGVEEEVGAEEEEGAPEEQEPDMEKRYGGFMGY from the exons ATGCA CTCAATGGCGGTACCAGTGAACTTCTGTTGTCTAACTATCCTAAGCGCATACTTTGCGCTTACGGCTCAAGCGGACTGTGGCACCGACTGTGCGTTCTGCGCAGTGCAGGAGAGATTCCGAAAATCCGATATCAACCCAACA aTGTGCATGTGGCAGTGCGAGGCTGACTTCTCCGGCGGCAGCTCATGGGGTCCATGCCGAGACCTCCTGCAGAGCTCCAGCACAGCTGCCACTGAGAGCGAGGACCTGCCTGTCGAGACAGAGCCGCAGGATTCCGCCCAGCACCAACTGGCAAAGAAGTACGGCGGCTTCATGAAGCGTTACGGCGGGTTCATGAAGCGTTACGGCGGGTTCATGAAACGCTACGGCGGGTTCATGAAGAAGAGCGACGAGACGTACGGTCTGTCAGCCAGTGACGTCATCAACGATGACGTTGACCACGGCCGAGAGATCCTGACGTTTCGCACGGAGCGGGGCGACAGCGAGAAGGGCACAGTGGACGCTCTCAGCCTGCTGAGGGAGCTGCTCGCCGCCAAGGGCGCGGATGAGGCAGGCGGCGGGAGCATGGCCAAGCGCTACGGGGGGTTCATGCGGAGGGCCGGCGTGTATGACTCTCTGAGCGGGGGGGCCCGACCCCTGCAGAAGCGCTACGGCGGCTTCATGCGGCGAGTGGGCTGGCCCGAGTGGCTGGAGGAAAGCAAGCGCTACGGGGGGTTCATGAGGCGCTCAGCTGGGCCcgaggagggggtggaggaggaggtcggtgcggaggaggaggagggggcgcCGGAAGAGCAAGAGCCAGACATGGAGAAGAGGTACGGGGGATTCATGGGATACTGA
- the penkb gene encoding proenkephalin b isoform X2, with protein sequence MAVPVNFCCLTILSAYFALTAQADCGTDCAFCAVQERFRKSDINPTMCMWQCEADFSGGSSWGPCRDLLQSSSTAATESEDLPVETEPQDSAQHQLAKKYGGFMKRYGGFMKRYGGFMKRYGGFMKKSDETYGLSASDVINDDVDHGREILTFRTERGDSEKGTVDALSLLRELLAAKGADEAGGGSMAKRYGGFMRRAGVYDSLSGGARPLQKRYGGFMRRVGWPEWLEESKRYGGFMRRSAGPEEGVEEEVGAEEEEGAPEEQEPDMEKRYGGFMGY encoded by the exons ATGGCGGTACCAGTGAACTTCTGTTGTCTAACTATCCTAAGCGCATACTTTGCGCTTACGGCTCAAGCGGACTGTGGCACCGACTGTGCGTTCTGCGCAGTGCAGGAGAGATTCCGAAAATCCGATATCAACCCAACA aTGTGCATGTGGCAGTGCGAGGCTGACTTCTCCGGCGGCAGCTCATGGGGTCCATGCCGAGACCTCCTGCAGAGCTCCAGCACAGCTGCCACTGAGAGCGAGGACCTGCCTGTCGAGACAGAGCCGCAGGATTCCGCCCAGCACCAACTGGCAAAGAAGTACGGCGGCTTCATGAAGCGTTACGGCGGGTTCATGAAGCGTTACGGCGGGTTCATGAAACGCTACGGCGGGTTCATGAAGAAGAGCGACGAGACGTACGGTCTGTCAGCCAGTGACGTCATCAACGATGACGTTGACCACGGCCGAGAGATCCTGACGTTTCGCACGGAGCGGGGCGACAGCGAGAAGGGCACAGTGGACGCTCTCAGCCTGCTGAGGGAGCTGCTCGCCGCCAAGGGCGCGGATGAGGCAGGCGGCGGGAGCATGGCCAAGCGCTACGGGGGGTTCATGCGGAGGGCCGGCGTGTATGACTCTCTGAGCGGGGGGGCCCGACCCCTGCAGAAGCGCTACGGCGGCTTCATGCGGCGAGTGGGCTGGCCCGAGTGGCTGGAGGAAAGCAAGCGCTACGGGGGGTTCATGAGGCGCTCAGCTGGGCCcgaggagggggtggaggaggaggtcggtgcggaggaggaggagggggcgcCGGAAGAGCAAGAGCCAGACATGGAGAAGAGGTACGGGGGATTCATGGGATACTGA